A single Nitrospirota bacterium DNA region contains:
- a CDS encoding antibiotic biosynthesis monooxygenase: MAFVCLRYKIENYKKWKTAFNDAFEMRKKCGERSCRVFRSSDNPNEMVLLQEWGSAASARRFMKLKEVRQCMEKAGIVGKREIIFLKEVPQSDQSVQ; this comes from the coding sequence ATGGCTTTCGTTTGTTTACGGTATAAGATTGAGAATTACAAGAAATGGAAAACCGCTTTCAATGACGCCTTTGAGATGCGGAAGAAGTGCGGCGAAAGGAGTTGCCGCGTTTTCCGAAGCTCGGACAATCCGAATGAAATGGTCCTTCTACAGGAGTGGGGCAGTGCCGCCAGCGCCCGGAGGTTCATGAAGCTTAAAGAAGTGCGGCAGTGCATGGAAAAGGCCGGGATAGTCGGGAAACGCGAAATCATTTTTTTAAAAGAAGTCCCGCAGTCGGACCAATCAGTACAGTAA
- a CDS encoding DUF488 domain-containing protein, whose product MVRLKRIYDPPSPSDGRRVLVDRLWPRGIKKEDAKIDLWLKDIAPGNELRKWFSHGPAKWPEFRKRYREELKDRPALLKLLREELRKGTVTLLFAAKDIEHNNAVVLKEVLSKRQ is encoded by the coding sequence ATGGTCAGGTTAAAAAGAATATACGATCCTCCTTCCCCCAGCGACGGCCGGAGGGTCCTCGTCGACAGGCTCTGGCCGAGGGGGATCAAAAAAGAGGATGCCAAAATTGATCTGTGGCTGAAGGACATCGCGCCGGGCAATGAGCTGAGGAAATGGTTTTCGCATGGTCCCGCCAAATGGCCGGAGTTTCGAAAACGGTACAGAGAAGAACTCAAAGACAGGCCGGCGCTTTTGAAGCTGCTCCGTGAAGAATTAAGAAAGGGGACCGTTACGCTTTTATTTGCCGCAAAGGACATCGAACATAACAATGCAGTTGTGCTGAAGGAAGTGCTTTCAAAACGTCAGTAA